The following coding sequences are from one Shewanella putrefaciens window:
- the aceB gene encoding malate synthase A: MTEHTLSEQQLNSTLGKAAPNATLDIVGPDIPGQEVIFTDGAVALLESLCREFAGEVPVLLAKRKEKQARIDKGGLPDFLPETRAIRDGAWQIRGIPTDLLDRRVEITGPVERKMVINALNANAKVFMADFEDSLAPSWQKVVEGQINLRDAVRGDIEYTAPETGKHYKLGPHPAVLICRVRGLHLKEKHVQFNGESIPGSLFDFALYFYHNYRQLLAKGSGPYFYIPKLESHIEARWWAKVFAFVEERFCLQAGTIKCTCLIETLPAVFEMDEILYELRSNIVALNCGRWDYIFSYIKTLKRHSDRVLPDRQAVTMDTPFLSAYSRLLIKTCHKRGALAMGGMAAFIPAKDPAQNEAVLQRVRRDKELEARNGHDGTWVAHPGLADTAMGIFNEYIGQDHCNQLHITRDVDASILAAELLKTCDGERTEQGMRLNIRIALQYLEAWISGNGCVPIYGLMEDAATAEISRASIWQWIQHGKSLSNGKLVTKQLFKDMLVEELANVKEEVGSDRFTSGKFTQAAVLLEDITTSDELVDFLTLPGYEMLTA; encoded by the coding sequence ATGACGGAACACACTTTGAGTGAGCAGCAATTGAATTCGACACTGGGTAAAGCCGCACCAAACGCGACACTTGATATTGTGGGGCCTGATATTCCTGGACAAGAGGTGATTTTTACCGACGGGGCTGTAGCCTTACTCGAATCTCTTTGCCGCGAGTTTGCTGGCGAGGTTCCTGTGCTACTTGCTAAACGTAAAGAAAAGCAAGCTCGCATCGATAAAGGGGGATTACCAGACTTCTTACCTGAAACCCGTGCTATTCGGGATGGTGCGTGGCAAATCCGCGGGATCCCAACAGATCTTCTTGACCGTAGAGTCGAAATTACTGGCCCCGTTGAACGTAAAATGGTGATCAATGCGCTTAATGCTAACGCAAAAGTATTTATGGCCGATTTCGAGGACTCTTTAGCGCCAAGTTGGCAAAAAGTGGTAGAAGGCCAAATTAACTTACGTGATGCTGTTCGTGGTGATATCGAATATACCGCGCCAGAAACAGGTAAACATTACAAACTTGGCCCTCATCCGGCAGTACTTATTTGCCGTGTTCGCGGCTTACATTTGAAAGAAAAGCATGTGCAATTTAACGGTGAGTCTATTCCTGGTTCACTGTTCGATTTCGCACTGTATTTCTATCACAACTATCGCCAACTCTTAGCAAAGGGCAGTGGTCCATACTTCTATATTCCTAAGTTAGAAAGCCATATTGAAGCTCGCTGGTGGGCAAAGGTGTTTGCTTTTGTTGAGGAAAGATTTTGTCTTCAAGCAGGCACAATCAAATGTACTTGCTTGATTGAGACTTTGCCTGCCGTGTTCGAGATGGACGAAATTCTCTATGAATTGCGGTCTAATATTGTGGCACTTAATTGTGGCCGTTGGGATTACATTTTCAGCTATATCAAAACATTAAAACGCCATAGCGACCGAGTGTTACCCGATCGTCAAGCTGTCACTATGGATACACCCTTCTTAAGTGCTTATTCAAGACTCCTGATTAAGACCTGCCACAAACGCGGTGCTTTAGCGATGGGCGGTATGGCAGCCTTTATTCCAGCAAAAGATCCCGCTCAGAACGAAGCAGTATTGCAGCGGGTTCGTCGGGACAAAGAGCTTGAGGCGCGTAATGGCCACGATGGTACTTGGGTCGCCCATCCCGGTCTTGCTGATACCGCGATGGGGATTTTTAACGAATATATAGGTCAAGATCATTGTAATCAATTACATATTACCCGTGATGTAGATGCTTCCATTCTAGCGGCTGAGTTACTTAAAACCTGTGATGGTGAGCGTACAGAGCAAGGTATGCGTCTTAATATTCGTATTGCGTTGCAGTATCTAGAGGCGTGGATTAGTGGCAATGGCTGTGTACCTATTTATGGTTTGATGGAGGACGCGGCTACCGCCGAAATTTCTAGAGCCTCAATTTGGCAATGGATCCAACATGGTAAGTCACTCTCTAATGGCAAGCTTGTGACTAAGCAACTCTTCAAGGACATGTTGGTGGAAGAACTCGCGAATGTGAAGGAAGAAGTGGGAAGTGACAGATTTACCAGTGGCAAATTCACCCAAGCGGCGGTGTTACTGGAAGATATTACTACCTCTGATGAGTTGGTCGATTTCTTAACTTTACCCGGTTACGAGATGCTAACGGCTTAA
- a CDS encoding acyl-CoA thioesterase, whose translation MKYYSRRLVKPEHLNPANTLFGGQLLSWIDEEAAIFAACQMKTTSHVTKLISEINFMTPARQGDVLEFGLELVSLGHSSITVSCQVRNKMTQAPVVSIDKMVFVNVNAQGLPVPHGIRANAA comes from the coding sequence ATGAAATATTACAGCCGCCGTTTAGTTAAACCCGAGCATTTAAATCCTGCAAATACGTTGTTTGGTGGTCAGTTACTAAGTTGGATTGATGAAGAGGCAGCCATCTTTGCGGCTTGCCAGATGAAGACGACTAGCCATGTCACTAAGTTGATCTCTGAAATCAATTTTATGACACCAGCGCGCCAAGGGGATGTACTTGAATTTGGTTTAGAGTTAGTCAGTCTTGGACACAGTTCTATCACAGTGAGCTGTCAGGTACGTAATAAGATGACACAGGCTCCAGTGGTGAGCATCGATAAGATGGTGTTTGTAAATGTCAATGCTCAAGGTTTACCTGTGCCACACGGTATTCGTGCTAATGCAGCTTAA
- the aceA gene encoding isocitrate lyase gives MTKATQNSRQEQIDAIKKDWAENPRWKNVRRPYTAEEVVKLRGSIVPENTIAKRGAAKLWELVNGGAKKGYVNSLGALTGGQAVQQAKAGIEAIYLSGWQVAADANLAGTMYPDQSLYPANSVPAVVSRINNSFRRADQIQWGNGVNPEDEAFVDYFLPIIADAEAGFGGVLNAFELMKSMIDAGAAGVHFEDQLASVKKCGHMGGKVLVPTQEAVQKLVAARLAADVSGVETLVIARTDANAADLLTSDCDPYDRDFVTGERTTEGFYRVRAGLDQAISRGLAYAPYADLIWCETAKPDLEEARIFAEAIHAKYPDQLLAYNCSPSFNWKKNLDDATIARFQQALSDMGYKYQFITLAGIHNMWYNMFDLAYDYARGEGMKHYVEKVQEVEFAAAKKGYTFVAHQQEVGTGYFDQVTTVIQGGHSSVTALTGSTEEEQF, from the coding sequence ATGACTAAGGCAACGCAGAATTCACGTCAAGAGCAGATTGATGCAATCAAAAAAGACTGGGCAGAAAACCCACGTTGGAAAAATGTGCGTCGTCCTTATACGGCGGAAGAAGTAGTGAAACTGCGCGGTTCTATTGTGCCAGAAAACACTATCGCAAAGCGTGGTGCGGCTAAGTTATGGGAATTAGTCAATGGCGGGGCAAAAAAAGGCTATGTGAATTCACTTGGTGCATTAACCGGTGGTCAAGCGGTGCAACAAGCCAAGGCGGGTATCGAAGCGATTTACCTTTCAGGTTGGCAAGTGGCTGCGGATGCTAACTTAGCCGGTACTATGTATCCAGATCAATCTTTATACCCTGCTAACTCAGTTCCGGCTGTGGTATCACGGATTAATAATTCTTTCCGCCGTGCAGATCAAATCCAATGGGGTAATGGTGTCAATCCAGAAGATGAAGCATTTGTAGATTATTTCCTGCCGATCATTGCCGATGCCGAAGCCGGCTTTGGTGGTGTATTAAATGCATTTGAACTGATGAAATCGATGATCGATGCAGGCGCTGCCGGTGTTCATTTTGAAGATCAGTTAGCGTCAGTGAAGAAATGTGGTCACATGGGCGGCAAAGTATTAGTACCAACCCAAGAGGCGGTACAGAAGTTAGTCGCCGCCCGTTTAGCGGCAGATGTGAGCGGTGTAGAAACCTTGGTTATTGCCCGTACGGATGCGAACGCAGCCGATTTGCTGACTTCAGATTGTGACCCATACGATCGTGATTTCGTCACTGGAGAACGTACTACTGAAGGTTTCTATCGGGTTAGAGCCGGCCTTGACCAAGCGATTTCTCGCGGTTTAGCCTATGCGCCGTACGCCGATTTGATTTGGTGTGAAACAGCCAAGCCAGATTTAGAAGAGGCGCGAATTTTCGCCGAAGCGATTCATGCTAAGTACCCAGATCAACTGCTCGCCTATAACTGTTCACCGTCTTTCAATTGGAAGAAAAACTTAGATGATGCCACTATCGCGCGCTTCCAACAGGCGTTGTCAGACATGGGTTATAAGTACCAGTTCATCACGTTAGCTGGTATTCATAACATGTGGTACAACATGTTTGATTTAGCTTACGACTATGCTCGTGGCGAAGGCATGAAGCACTATGTTGAGAAAGTTCAAGAAGTTGAGTTTGCTGCGGCCAAGAAGGGTTATACCTTCGTTGCCCACCAGCAGGAGGTCGGTACTGGTTATTTCGACCAAGTGACGACGGTTATTCAAGGTGGTCATTCATCGGTTACCGCGCTGACTGGCTCTACCGAAGAAGAGCAGTTTTAA
- a CDS encoding monovalent cation:proton antiporter-2 (CPA2) family protein, which produces MEPSSLLTSVLLFLLAAVIFVPLGKRFGAGPILSYLAAGVILGPGGMALVSDPAAVLHFAELGVVLMLFVLGLELNPSKLWELRSAIFGLGTGQLLLSWAAIGGLAWTFGLSIEAALVVGAALSLSSTAFAVQLMSEHRLLTTPLGRDAFGVLLMQDLAVIPMLLLTTYLAPNSAPIEHHAVPWYWTCLALVSFVLVGKYLLPRILKLVASSGVREVLTAFALLLVMGSAELMEWLGLSAGMGAFMAGIMLANSSYRHQLETDIEPFKGLLLGLFFMAVGMSMDLSLLLTEPLLILFILISMLLIKTIVLMLLGRLRHHKWRPSIALGLILAEGGEFAFVLLSQAQISGVVGDKIAQILVLAIGLSMAVTPMIFTLFRATKAKVVDTRLPDTINVTESEVVIAGFGRVGQITGRILASSGIPFVALDKDASHVDVIRKYGGEVYFGDARRLDMLMSAGIARSRLLLLAVDNVEDSIEIAQQVKTHFPHVNIVARARDRNHAYRLMSLGVTDVFRETFGSALSASEKILQGLGLSQVQANERVKIFAEHDKKLVIASAAHQNDLATLIDLSNKGKAELESLMRGDRENVS; this is translated from the coding sequence ATGGAACCGTCGAGTTTACTCACTTCTGTGCTGTTATTTTTATTAGCCGCGGTTATTTTTGTGCCTTTGGGTAAACGCTTTGGTGCCGGCCCCATCCTGTCTTATCTCGCAGCGGGAGTCATTTTAGGCCCGGGTGGTATGGCGTTAGTATCTGATCCTGCTGCGGTATTGCATTTTGCTGAGCTTGGTGTGGTGCTGATGCTTTTTGTGCTCGGCCTTGAGCTTAATCCCAGTAAATTGTGGGAACTGAGAAGTGCGATTTTTGGCTTGGGCACGGGTCAGTTGTTACTCTCATGGGCTGCTATTGGTGGATTGGCTTGGACCTTTGGTTTATCTATAGAGGCTGCTTTAGTCGTTGGCGCTGCTTTATCTTTATCGTCAACCGCTTTTGCCGTGCAATTAATGAGTGAACATCGATTATTAACAACTCCGCTAGGACGTGATGCCTTTGGTGTCTTGTTGATGCAAGATCTTGCCGTTATTCCTATGCTGTTATTAACGACCTACTTAGCACCTAATTCTGCACCAATTGAACATCATGCAGTACCTTGGTATTGGACGTGTTTGGCCTTAGTGAGTTTTGTATTAGTCGGCAAATATTTACTCCCACGTATACTTAAGTTGGTCGCAAGTAGTGGTGTACGCGAAGTGCTTACCGCTTTTGCATTATTGCTCGTCATGGGTAGTGCAGAGTTAATGGAATGGCTCGGATTATCCGCAGGTATGGGGGCCTTTATGGCGGGTATTATGCTTGCTAACTCGAGTTATCGACACCAACTTGAGACCGATATCGAACCCTTTAAAGGATTGCTGTTGGGGCTCTTTTTTATGGCTGTCGGTATGAGCATGGATCTCTCGTTACTGTTAACTGAACCACTACTTATTTTATTTATTTTAATAAGCATGTTACTTATTAAAACGATTGTTCTTATGTTGCTTGGTCGCTTACGCCACCATAAGTGGCGTCCGAGTATTGCCCTCGGTTTGATTTTGGCTGAAGGTGGTGAGTTTGCTTTTGTGTTGTTATCTCAGGCTCAGATTTCTGGCGTTGTAGGGGATAAGATCGCACAGATTTTAGTGCTTGCTATTGGTTTGTCTATGGCCGTTACGCCGATGATTTTTACGCTATTTCGTGCGACTAAAGCCAAAGTGGTGGATACAAGATTACCCGATACTATTAATGTCACCGAATCTGAGGTCGTGATTGCGGGGTTTGGCCGTGTCGGGCAAATCACGGGGCGTATATTGGCATCATCTGGGATACCTTTTGTTGCCTTGGATAAAGATGCAAGCCATGTTGATGTTATTCGTAAATATGGCGGTGAAGTCTATTTTGGTGACGCTAGGCGTTTAGATATGTTGATGTCGGCAGGAATTGCTCGCTCAAGGTTATTATTGCTTGCTGTTGATAATGTTGAGGATTCCATTGAAATAGCTCAACAAGTCAAAACTCACTTTCCTCACGTTAATATTGTTGCGCGAGCTCGGGATCGTAACCATGCTTATCGTTTGATGAGTCTTGGGGTAACAGATGTGTTTCGCGAAACCTTTGGCTCGGCTTTATCAGCCAGTGAAAAGATTCTTCAAGGTCTCGGTTTATCACAGGTGCAAGCTAATGAACGAGTTAAAATTTTTGCTGAGCACGATAAAAAGCTGGTGATTGCCAGTGCCGCTCACCAAAATGATCTGGCCACCTTGATTGATCTATCGAACAAAGGCAAGGCTGAGTTGGAATCATTAATGCGTGGCGATAGGGAAAACGTGAGCTAA